One Panicum virgatum strain AP13 chromosome 9K, P.virgatum_v5, whole genome shotgun sequence genomic region harbors:
- the LOC120647663 gene encoding probable WRKY transcription factor 4, which translates to MDDRRGRGDAMRQRPFAHAADQGQERVFDGGGGGPAFGSDFDQRSSSLMALLGAGGVSSSQPPMPAWGVEEVTSAPAINLVPQSFAMQYLKFTKKIASSYWMQTSYAPPAPSYQQPTTFAPSPLGGRMDPYPPPYLLADPPPQWPPPRSTAAAASSSFPPQNFAVLLPRYDQDMQLFGVGSSQQHGLPLPPPPPPAIEQPAKDGYSWRKYGQKQLKDAESPRSYYKCTRDGCPVKKVVERSFDGFITEITYKGRHNHPRPQERGHAGAGNDALAAAEAAEDMEGPSDDDDDDALLEDDVDGAPDIRGAGGEAGQRVVKKPKIIIQTPSEVDLLDDGYRWRKYGQKVVKGNPRPRSYYKCTADNCNVRKQIERASTDPRCVLTTYTGRHNHDPPGRGNEAPAAAAAAGGSPAGQPTPPAGGSGSFQQTGGARQLKEER; encoded by the exons ATGGACgaccggcgcgggcgcggcgacgCCATGCGCCAGCGGCCGTTCGCGCACGCTGCCGATCAGGGACAGGAGAGGGTGttcgacggcggaggcggcgggccgGCGTTTGGCAGTGACTTCGATCAGAGGTCGTCGTCCCTCATGGCGCTtcttggcgccggcggcgtcagcTCGTCCCAGCCACCGATGCCGGCATGGGGCGTCGAGGAGGTGACCTCGGCGCCTGCCATTAACCTGGTGCCTCAGTCGTTCGCCATG CAATACCTCAAGTTCACAAAAAAGATTGCGTCTTCCTACTGGATGCAGACGAGCTacgcgccgcctgcgccgtcgtACCAGCAGCCCACCACGTTCGCCCCATCGCCGCTCGGCGGCAGAATGGATCCCTACCCGCCGCCGTACCTGCTcgcggacccgccgccgcagtgGCCCCCTCCgcgatcgacggcggcggctgcgtcgtCCTCCTTTCCGCCGCAAAATttcgccgtcctcctccccagATACGACCAGGACATGCAGCTCTTCGGCGTCGGCAGCTCGCAGCAGCACGGGCtgccgcttccgccgccgccgccgccggccatcgagCAGCCGGCGAAGGACGGGTACAGCTGGCGCAAGTACGGGCAGAAGCAGCTCAAGGACGCCGAGTCGCCGCGGAGCTACTACAAGTGCACCCGCGACGGGTGCCCCGTGAAGAAGGTCGTGGAGCGCTCCTTCGACGGCTTCATCACGGAGATCACCTACAAGGGCCGCCACAACCACCCGCGCCCCCAGGAGCGTGGCCACGCCGGCGCCGGGAacgacgccctcgccgccgccgaggccgcggagGACATGGAAGGCccgagcgacgacgacgacgacgacgcgttGCTCGAGGATGACGTCGACGGGGCTCCTGACATcaggggcgccggcggtgaggcCGGGCAGAGGGTGGTGAAGAAGCCCAAGATCATTATCCAGACCCCGAGCGAGGTGGATCTCCTCGACGACGGCTACCGGTGGCGCAAGTACGGCCAGAAGGTGGTCAAGGGCAACCCCCGGCCGAG GAGCTACTACAAGTGCACGGCGGACAACTGCAACGTGCGGAAGCAGATCGAGAGGGCGTCCACCGACCCCAGGTGCGTCCTCACGACGTACACCGGCCGCCACAACCACGACCCGCCGGGCCGGGGCAAcgaggccccggcggcggcggcggcggcgggtggctctCCCGCTGGCCaaccgacgccgccggccggggggaGTGGATCGTTTCAGCAGACCGGCGGCGCTCGGCAGCTGAAGGAGGAGAGATAG
- the LOC120649695 gene encoding uncharacterized protein LOC120649695, translated as MGSCVSSTRQRRRSRKLSVAARKFRRKVSAAIADAPIIRGAGDAAGCFARHGVVHVEAPDSNVTLHLTKLQWQHSQMDAGSVICEEAWYDSVSILESTDSDDDFDSVSGDPLPDVTGGANAQQASPCCKDAACLLGTVQLLRSIANAEACEGEPPEKSDDSSAAATTATNGSCCRAEAEESCGSAAREFQGSVPCSHRPFPTSIPSNKVQPMPIVGVGPHQQQKKKTAMVRLSFRRRSYEGDEMTEMCGSANYLYRPRAGFTVPCSTCEKMSDGCWSVLEPSTFRVRGESFFKDKRKSPAPDCSPYTPIGVDMFACTRKIHHIAQHLSLPSLKTHETFPSLLIVNIQLPTYPASVFGDNDGDGISLVLYFKLSDSFDKEISLQLQDSIKRLMNDEMEKVKGFPVDSTVPYTERLKILAGLANPEDLQLSTAERKLVQTYNQKPVLSRPQHKFYKGPNYFEIDLDVHRFSFISRKGLETFRERLKHGVLDLGLTIQAQKAEELPEHVLCCMRLNKIDFADNGQIPTLITAADE; from the exons ATGGGTTCTTGCGTGTCGTCgacgaggcagcggcggcggtcgaggaAGCTGTCGGTGGCGGCGAGGAAGTTCCGGCGGAAGGTCTCCGCGGCGATCGCCGACGCGCCGATCatccgcggcgccggcgacgcggccggcTGCTTCGCCCGGCACGGGGTCGTCCACGTCGAGGCGCCGGACTCCAACGTCACGCTGCACCTCACCAAGCTGCAGTGGCAGCACAGCCAGATGGACGCTGGGAGCG TGATTTGTGAGGAAGCATGGTACGATTCTGTCAGCATCCTGGAATCAACGGACTCCGACGACGATTTCGACAGCGTCAGCGGAG ATCCTCTCCCTGATGTCACCGGCGGCGCAAACGCCCAGCAGGCGTCGCCGTGCTGCAAGGACGCGGCGTGCTTGTTGGGCACCGTGCAGCTCCTCAGGAGCATCGCAAACGCAGAAGCATGCGAGGGCGAACCCCCGGAGAAGAGCGATGACTCGAGTGCTGCTGCTACCACCGCCACTAATGGCAGCTGCTGCAGAGCCGAAGCCGAGGAGAGTTGCGGCAGTGCAGCGAGAGAATTTCAGGGCTCCGTGCCATGCTCGCACCGGCCTTTTCCGACATCGATTCCGAGCAACAAGGTCCAGCCGATGCCCATCGTCGGTGTCGGCCCGCaccagcagcagaagaagaaaacAGCCATGGTCAGGCTTTCATTCAGGAGAAGGTCATACGAGGGTGACGAAATGACTGAAATGT GTGGCTCTGCAAATTATCTGTACCGTCCGAGGGCGGGTTTCACGGTGCCCTGCTCGACATGCGAGAAAATGTCAGACGGCTGCTGGTCAGTTCTTGAGCCGTCGACGTTCAGAGTCCGAGGGGAGAGTTTCTTCAA AGACAAGAGGAAGTCCCCGGCTCCGGACTGCTCCCCTTACACCCCAATTGGAGTAGACATGTTTGCCTGCACAAGGAAGATTCACCACATTGCGCAGCACCTCTCGCTTCCGTCTCTGAAGACTCATGAGACCtttccttccctcctcattGTCAATATTCAG TTGCCTACCTATCCTGCTAGTGTGTTCGGTGATAACGATGGCGACGGGATAAGCCTAGTTCTGTATTTCAAGCTATCTGACAGCTTCGACAAGGAGATCTCTCTTCAATTGCAGGACAGCATCAAG AGGCTTATGAATGATGAAATGGAAAAGGTGAAGGGTTTCCCAGTAGACAGCACGGTTCCCTACACGGAGAGGCTGAAAATTCTGGCTGGTTTGGCAAACCCTGAAGACTTGCAGCTCAGCACAGCTGAAAGGAAGCTTGTGCAGACCTACAACCAAAAGCCTGTGCTTTCTCGCCCACAACACAAATTCTACAAG GGTCCAAATTACTTCGAGATCGATCTCGATGTGCATCGGTTCAGCTTCATATCGAGGAAAGGGCTCGAGACCTTCCGGGAGCGGCTCAAGCATGGTGTTCTTGATCTTGGCCTAACCATTCAG GCACAGAAGGCTGAGGAGCTGCCGGAGCACGTCTTGTGCTGCATGAGGCTGAACAAGATTGACTTCGCCGACAACGGGCAGATACCGACGCTGATAACGGCAGCTGATGAGTGA